A stretch of DNA from Bacillus sp. NP157:
AGCTGCCGCCACCAGAGCCGCCGCCGTAGATGTCGGAAAGGTAGTCGGCAAGGTCGGACGCCTGGACGTTGACCACGTCGTAGACGTACAGCTGCGGCTCGTTGCCGCCGCCGTGGTCGATGCGGTCGATCCAGCCCTTCACTTCCTCCAGGTACTGCGCCTGTGGGCTGATCACCACCAGCGAATTGGTCCGTTCGATCGGGATGAAACGCAGCATGCCGGCCATGGGCGTGTTGCCCTTGTCGCCGAAGATGCCGTCGAGCTTGGTGGTGAGGTCCTTGACGTCGGCACGCTGCAGGCTGAATACGCCGACGGACATGCCGCGCAGCCAGTCGACGTCGAAAGTCTTTACCGTGCGTGCGTAGTTGTCGAGCTCGCTGCTGGTGCCGGCCATGACCAGCACGTTGCGCGTCGGGTCGGCTAGCAGGGTCGCGTCAGCGCGGGCGAACGGCTTGATCAGCTTCTGCATCTCGGTGGCCGAGATGAAATGCAGCGGGAACAGGCGAGCCTGCAGGCCGCCCGGGGGGGCGACGGCGCCGATGCTGGGCACCACGTTGCCGGCGACGGCGTCCTTGGCCGGCATCACCACGTAACGGCCATTGCTGCGGACCAGGGCATTGCCCGTCCAGGACAGCAGGGTCTCGAGGATCGGCAGGGCCTGCTCGGCCGTGACCGGCTGGGAGGTGGAGAACGACACGTTGCCCTGGACGCCCGGGACGATCGAGTAGTTCTCATGCAGCAGGTCGCCCAGGATGGCTTTCACCACGGACTCGACCGGCTGGTTCTCGAAATTGAAGGTGACGCTGCCCTGGCCTTCGGCCACCGGCTTGGGCTTGGCGAGGCCGACGGCCTTGACGAACTCGCCCGTCCCCGTGGTGATCTGGGCGGGGCCCACGGCCGTGTTCTGCGGCCCGCTCGGGCCCACGATGGCGGGGCGCGGGGCTGGCTTCTCGGTACCCGCCAGGGCTTCGCGCTGCAGCACGCCGTCGTCGTCGGGCTTGGGCAGCGTCGAGCATCCGGCAAGCGCTACCGCCAGCGCCGTGGCGCCGATCAGGGAACTTCTAAGCATGGAACAACGTACTCCCTCGTTGGACTTTTCGGCTTCTGACGCCCAGGAGGCCGGCCGATTCGCCCAACTCTATAGGGAGGTTCCCATCAAACGCTAGCGTGCGGCTGTCACAATGCGACAGCCGCCCACTATTCCCTTCGTAAGAAATCGCCTCTGTTCAGCTTCCCCCGTCCACCCAGCCGGCATGGAAGCTGCCCTTCTCGTCTACGCGCTCGAAGGTGTGCGCCCCGAAGAAGTCGCGCTGGGCCTGGATGAGATTGGCGGGCAGGACGTCGGCGCGGTAGCTGTCGTAATACGCGATGGCGGCCGAGAAGCCCGGCACCGGGACGCCCACCCGCACGGCCTCGCCGACCACCTCGCGGAGCGCGGCCTGGTAGTCCTGGGCGATGTCACGGAAATACGGGTCGAGCAGGAGGTTCTTCAGGCCACCGTCGTGCTCGTAGGCATCCATGATCTTCTGCAGGAAGCGCGCGCGGATGATGCAGCCGGCACGGAAGATCTTCGCGATGGCGTCGTAGTCGAGGTCCCACTTGTTCTCGTCCGACGCGGCGCGCAGCTGGGCGAAACCCTGCGCGTAGGAAATGATCTTGCTCATGTAGAGCGCGCGGCGCACCGACTCGATGAAGGCCTTGCGGTCGCCGCTGAACTTCGCCTCCTTCGGCCCCTTCAACACCTTGCTCGCCGCGACGCGCTCGTCCTTCATCGACGACAGCACGCGGGCGAACACCGACTCGGTGATCAGCGTCAGCGGTACGCCCAGGTCCAGCGCACTCTGGCTGGTCCACTTGCCGGTGCCCTTCTGCGCGGCGCGGTCGAGGATCACATCGACCAGCATCTTGTCGCTTTTGTCATCCTTGCGGCGGAAGATCTTCGCGGTGATCTCGATCAGGAAGCTATCCAGCTCGCCCTGGTTCCATTCGTCGTAGACATCCGCCAGTTCGTCGTTGGACAGGCCAACCACGTGCTTGAGCACGGCGTAGCTTTCCGCGATCAGCTGCATGTCGCCGTATTCGATGCCGTTGTGCACCATCTTCACGTAATGGCCGGCGCCATCCGGGCCGATGTACGTGACGCAGGGTTCGCCATCCGGTGCCTTCGCGGCAATCTCGGTCAGGATCGGCGCCACCAGGTCATAGGCGTCGCGCGGGCCGCCCGGCATGATCGACGGCCCCTTCAGGGCGCCCTCTTCACCACCGGAGACGCCGGTGCCGATGAAATGCAGCCCGGCCTTCGCCAGCTCTTCGCCACGGCGAACCGTGTCCTTGTAGTAGGTGTTACCGCCATCGATGAGGATGTCGCCCTTGTCGAGCAAGGGACGCAGCTCGTCGATCACCGCATCGGTGCCCTTGCCGGCCTGCACCATCAGCAGGATCCGCCGCGGTTTCTCCAGCGAATCGACGAACTCCTGCAAACTATACGTCGGCACGAGCTTCTTGCCCTTGCTCTCGTCCATCACTTCGTCGGTCTTCGCCTTGGTGCGGTTGTAGATCGAAACCGCATGACCGCGGCTCTCGATATTCCAGGCCAGGTTACGGCCCATCACGGCCATGCCAATCACGCCGATTTTCTGCTGGGACACGGGTGCGCTCCGGTGGGGGGAATGAGGGGGATGGTAGGGCGAGGCCGGTTTGGGGGGCTTGGGGAAAAGCGTTGAGAGTCCTTCCTGCCTTTCCGCATTGCAGCAACTTCACCCTCCATCAACCGCCTTGCTACTCCGACCGCCACCCTGCCCTTTCGTACAGCGACGTTACGTGATGGCGGTCGGCTATGATGTTTGGCGAACCGGCGGCCGGTCCGCCTTGATAGAAGTGGGTACGCATGAAAGACAAGCGCGTGGCCTCCGCCCGGGAGGCGCTGGCAGGGCTCGTGGCGGACGGGCAGATCGTCGCCGTGGGTGGCTTCGGCCTCTGTGGCATTCCGGAGCTGCTGATCGAAGCGCTGCGGGATTCGGGCGTGAAGAATCTCACCGCCGTTTCCAACAATGCCGGCATCGACGGCGTGGGCCTGGGCCTGCTGCTGGCCACCCGGCAGATCCGCAAGATGGTCTCGTCCTACGTGGGTGAGAACAAGGAGTTCGAACGGCAGTACCTGGCCGGTGAACTCGAGGTGGAATTCACCCCGCAGGGCACGCTGGCGGAGAAGCTGCGCGCGGGTGGCGCGGGCATCCCGGCGTTCTACACGCGCACCGGCTATGGCACGCAGGTGGCCGAAGGCAAGGAAACGCGTGAGTTCGACGGGCAGATGTACGTGATGGAGCGCTCCATCGTCGCCGACGTGGCGCTGGTCAAGGCGTGGAAGGCCGACCCGTCGGGCAACCTGGTGTTCCGCAAGACGGCACGCAACTTCAACCCGATGGCCGCGACGGCCGGCAAGGTCTGCGTGGCCGAAGTGGAGATCATGGTCGAGGTCGGCGAGCTCGATCCGGACCAGGTCCATACGCCGGGCATCTACGTCGACCGCATCGTGCACAATCCCGCGCCGTCCAAGCGCATCGAACAGCGCACCGTGCGCGCCTGAGGAGAACACCATGGCCTGGACTCGTGAACAGATGGCGCAGCGCGCCGCCAGGGAGCTCTCCGACGGCGACTACGTCAACCTCGGCATCGGCCTGCC
This window harbors:
- the gndA gene encoding NADP-dependent phosphogluconate dehydrogenase is translated as MSQQKIGVIGMAVMGRNLAWNIESRGHAVSIYNRTKAKTDEVMDESKGKKLVPTYSLQEFVDSLEKPRRILLMVQAGKGTDAVIDELRPLLDKGDILIDGGNTYYKDTVRRGEELAKAGLHFIGTGVSGGEEGALKGPSIMPGGPRDAYDLVAPILTEIAAKAPDGEPCVTYIGPDGAGHYVKMVHNGIEYGDMQLIAESYAVLKHVVGLSNDELADVYDEWNQGELDSFLIEITAKIFRRKDDKSDKMLVDVILDRAAQKGTGKWTSQSALDLGVPLTLITESVFARVLSSMKDERVAASKVLKGPKEAKFSGDRKAFIESVRRALYMSKIISYAQGFAQLRAASDENKWDLDYDAIAKIFRAGCIIRARFLQKIMDAYEHDGGLKNLLLDPYFRDIAQDYQAALREVVGEAVRVGVPVPGFSAAIAYYDSYRADVLPANLIQAQRDFFGAHTFERVDEKGSFHAGWVDGGS
- a CDS encoding CoA transferase subunit A, giving the protein MKDKRVASAREALAGLVADGQIVAVGGFGLCGIPELLIEALRDSGVKNLTAVSNNAGIDGVGLGLLLATRQIRKMVSSYVGENKEFERQYLAGELEVEFTPQGTLAEKLRAGGAGIPAFYTRTGYGTQVAEGKETREFDGQMYVMERSIVADVALVKAWKADPSGNLVFRKTARNFNPMAATAGKVCVAEVEIMVEVGELDPDQVHTPGIYVDRIVHNPAPSKRIEQRTVRA